GCGCCAGGAAGAGAACATAGAACATGAAGAACAGAACATGAAGAACACAGAACATTAAGAACATAGAACATTAAGAACATGCTCTTAGCACAAGCTCAGCCATGGCTGCACCACCAGGCCCCAGGCGTGAGCTCACTCTCTGGGATGAAGGCTGTGATGAAACAAGCAGCTCCTGCAACGATGTTGGCTGCGGCGAAGGGAAGCCGTCGGCCAATGCGCTCGATGGTGAAGAGGATCAGGAATGCTGCCGGGAACTCCACCAAGCCGGAAATGAGGAAGTCGATGTAGACATCTCCTCCAAGGATGCCCAGACGCATGATCAGACCTTGGTACACCACAGCACTTGTAAACCTGAAGGAAGGAAGATCAGAGTGACGCAAATGGGCAACTcaaaacacaaatgcatacagtgTGGTTGACTGGTTGGCAGGGATGTAACTCACCAGTTGAAGGAGAGGATGAAGGTGTGTTTTCTCATTTTCGGAGTCCTGACTAAGTCCATGAAGCTGGCTGAGGAAGGTGTCTCTGCAGAATCATCCCTGAGATTCTGTAACAGAATAGCACATGCCATCACCACATTGCGTATGAGATTAAGACTATTTTCTTTTCAATTAAGAAAGTATGTATGGAATATCACTCATTTCACACCTCAATGTTTTTGGAGAGAGTTTTCTTGTTCTCTTTGGCCATTGCCTCTGTTATCTCTACAGCTCTGCTGGATTTGTTCTGAGAGAGCAGCCATCTTGGAGATTCAGGAATAAACCTGGAGAAAGAAGAAATCACCTAAACATCTTTAATGTTCTGTGTGCTATCCAAGGTGTATGAGCTTGCCAACAACTGATCTATGATCAGTCTCCACTGTGTACTCGAGTGAATACAGGGTTGCGCATGTCAGTGGAATCGAAGCTTTCAATTAGTTGCTGTAATAAATGGTTTGTGAGAAAATGAACATTGAGCTGACATTATTAGTATTCTGCACACAgctctgcacacccattactctctgTGAATTATCAGTacaaacatttttgtaaattgcttatCCATATATTATTCCaccatcatggttcttatattacCAGATTCCACACAATCCTACTTACACAGATATTCATATTTTTACTGGCATGCTTCCAAGTGAcagtaatgcaaaaatatgaagaaaaaaaataaagagatGCAATGATTTTttcttgatataaagcctgacataaaaCATGCAAAGATTAGCACAAcatactttcccagatatgggtagaCCAGACTGTCTTGAAAAAGGAAGATATAGCATGTATAGATGgacattacaatgaccaagacAGCTTATCTTAGATTAACTAGCTGAACAACACAGGCTTCtgtataatttcatggagtgctgaaatgtacactttttttgaccatttctgaactttgaaactcagcaaatagcctatgctTTGTGGTTGTTAActtattgcagtatcatcatacctattccacctgtgtgtgcatggttaaaaAAATTCTCAAGTgcaaaatagtttaggctacagcacaaatatgtcCATCcatagatataaaaaataagcaagtctaacCTCCTACTTGCACCAGATGAATGCATTTAAATGTTCAGGCTGAGGATGCCTCTTTGCTCTTTGGCCACCAGTCCCCTCTGGTGTAGTAGTCCCCACTGGTAGTAGATCCCTTTGGTACCCCTGACCACTAcactgagaaccactgatgtatggtaaatgatatatatatagcagcaccaaattcctgggggtgcacatcagtgaagacctctcctggaccaccaacactgcatcactggcgaagagagctcagcgccgcctgtacttcctgcggaaactcaggcgagcaagtgctccaccagccatcatgaccacattctaccgaggcaccatcgagagcatcctctccagctgtatcgctgtgtggggcggaagctgcactgaatacaacaggaaagccctgcagcgcatagtgaacacagctggaaggattattggtgcttcactcccctccctgaaggacatttacaccacccacctcacccgcaaggcgaccaaaattgtgagtgatgcaagtcaccccgctcacaatctgtttgatctactgccctctgggaagaggaacagaagcctgcgctcccgcactaccagactcaccaacagcttcatacaccaagccgtaaggatgctgaactctctccctcctctcccccctccaccctcagctacataacatcctggacattggacccaaaatggccgcctgcactactccacttgcacacttgcacacttgcacactttacaactggtgttgttgtcctgaaaacacaacacttctgctgctcttacataacttgcaccactatgccactttcttcttacttaggtcaaaaaGAACTActcaagccttttattggcctgtatttgcactagtatttttattgactgtctatgcacaatttcaaccacattttgctgctcttattttttcattattatatgtgccctcttatttacttatttacttacttttttatttacttatttacttacttttttgtttacttgaatgttatgtttgtctgtggacctaaattggtaaaatatgtcttgtcttcaccgtgggatagtgagaaacgtaatttcgatctctttgtatgtctggaacatgtgaagaaattgacaataaagctgactttgactttgactttgactttgatatatatattttgtttgtgcagTATGGTAaatggtatatatatatatatttttttattttctatttttattttttttgggctGTACGgtaataatgctgaatgagctgTGTCCGCAGCAAGTTTGGTTggcccaccaaatctcactcaaagttggcagccctgtgaATAGGCTACAGTGAACTAAAACAGTAAAATTGCCCATTAGCTTGTTACGCAGATGCTTTCCAAGCTATGGTTATACAAGAGAGCAAAAAAGGGAAGGATGCAGTGGCCACAATTACAAGAGAAGTCACTTAAAGTAGAAGTTACCAGTAATAGGACAGGAAGACGATGTAGGGAACTGTGATGACCACTTGTAACCAGCGCCAGTCGGTGATGAAGTAAGCAATGAGGGGGAGGATTAGAATGCCCACACTGAAGAACATCTGGTAAAGAACCCCGACCGTCCTGCGGTACTCCACACCAACCAGCTCTGTGACTAAAGCAGGAAGTGCAGGCAGACAGTCATCTGACAACAATCAACTCATCATCATAATAATCATTATAATGAGGCTAACCACAGCTGTTGTTGAAAAGCTGATTGAGATATTCTACaatatctctcttttttttttattcctaatTATTATATAAAGCACAAATCGCATGCATTGTGCTCCAGATTGATTGACAGGGCAGAGGGGTCATTTCTTACTCAGCACATATCCAGCCACCCAGCCTCCTTTCACTCCGAAGCCGTACAGCGTCCGGAACACTAGCAGAGACACGTAGTTTGGAGCGACTGCCACTAGAATTCCAGCAATCCCATTCAAGAGGTTGGACATCAAAAAGCTTAATTTCCGGCCAAATCTGATCAAATGGTGGGGGAACAAAATGTTGTCACTCTTTCCTTTAAGAATACAACGGAAAAGTATCCCATACTTTTCTGTCATGATCAGCCTTACCTGTCAGCTAGGTATCCGATGGCAATGCTACCCACCAGAAAGCCCACATTGAGAGTAGCCTGGTACATGTCCACCAGCCAGGCATCCGCACACACCAGGTCAAACTGCAACCAGAGAAGTCACACATCAGTACCTGCCTacaccagtgtttttcaaccttttgtgtgccacggcacacttttgacacttaaaatgtcccacgggacacactaacatcctgtgtgaagaaaaaataaacataccatagcctaaaatttcaaataatacacagatatggcgttattatggcttctatgcaagacctgctcaataaaacaagcaccctctgtttcatttgtaggtgactatatctaatttaattgttgttatgaactggatatgtgatgattctgtgaatactggatatggggcccccgttgtacaatgcctgcataccacaaatagtgcaatcatacaataaATGAGAGCATGTTGTtttaaattctttgatgcaacagttgcttttctggaccagtgagtgacatttgggtcatttttttgcagcacacctgatgatctctcacggcacactagtgtgccccggcacagtggttgaaaaacactggcctaCACAACCTACTCTTATCAACATAACACCTCACATCAAGTTTCCGCCCGGTAAAGTGCTACACTGAGTAGACAAAATCTGTGGTTTTACATGGCAATTGCAtcacctctgctcctgctgtACCAGATCTAGGCTCCTGTCACATGAACACTATTGAGACAGATTGAATACATCTTACAGTTGTGCTGTTCTGGTGCCATATCTACAGTTGTGTGTAGAATAATAgcagtgtgttttaaaaaattgAATAAAGCTCAAAAACACATCTGTGTTGCATGGAGTCGACCAACTACTGGCACCTGCGAACAGGTATTCCATCCCAGGTAGATTGAACTAC
The nucleotide sequence above comes from Alosa sapidissima isolate fAloSap1 chromosome 6, fAloSap1.pri, whole genome shotgun sequence. Encoded proteins:
- the slc22a2 gene encoding solute carrier family 22 member 2 translates to MTTFDDVLEEAGKFGRCQKRVFALLCMVSIPWAGIYVGIVFQGFTPEHWCRDPAVSQQRESCGWTLHNTRNYAPLVNKSSGLERSQCQRYDLDWNATGLICDHPAPHLTDEQLSTVPTTTCKDGWEYDYEGRRSFVTEFDLVCADAWLVDMYQATLNVGFLVGSIAIGYLADRFGRKLSFLMSNLLNGIAGILVAVAPNYVSLLVFRTLYGFGVKGGWVAGYVLITELVGVEYRRTVGVLYQMFFSVGILILPLIAYFITDWRWLQVVITVPYIVFLSYYWFIPESPRWLLSQNKSSRAVEITEAMAKENKKTLSKNIENLRDDSAETPSSASFMDLVRTPKMRKHTFILSFNWFTSAVVYQGLIMRLGILGGDVYIDFLISGLVEFPAAFLILFTIERIGRRLPFAAANIVAGAACFITAFIPESMFWERTVVACVGRLGITMAFEMVVFVNTELYPTFVRNFGVSVCSTLCDVGGIVAPFLLYRLAVIWLELPLIIFGTIAFIAGGLVLLLPETRGVPLPETIDDIENPQKHKENALTSHQLENLIPSDVTTQKEPVDV